In Pseudochaenichthys georgianus chromosome 6, fPseGeo1.2, whole genome shotgun sequence, a single window of DNA contains:
- the lrrc4ca gene encoding leucine rich repeat containing 4C, genome duplicate a: MLNKMTSYQQQQTMRGPRWNRALSDPLFVLLLALQLLVVAGLVRAQTCPSACSCSNQFSKVICTRRGLREVPDGISTNTRYLNLQENLIQVIKVDSFKHLRHLEILQLSKNHIRKIELGAFNGLASLNTLELFDNRLTTIPNGAFEYLSKLKELWLRNNPIESIPSYAFNRVPSLRRLDLGELKRLSYISEGAFEGLSNLRYLNLGMCNLKEIPNLIPLVKLDELEMSGNQLTVIRPGSFKGLIHLQKLWMMHAQIQIIERNSFDDLQSLVELNLAHNNLTLLPHDLFTPLHHLERVHLHHNPWNCNCDILWLSWWLKEMVPANTSCCARCSYPSNHKGRYIGELDQNYFHCYAPVIVEPPTDLNVTEGSAAELKCRANSLTSVSWITPNGSIMTHGAYKIRISVLNDGTLNFTNVTMQDTGTYTCMVSNSAGNTTASATLNVSSTENSSFSYFTTVTVETIETPHEGFTTAVQQKVGPTPSAGTWESVSLTSTTTTTVRTPMSTRATEKTYTIPVTEQGGEDLLNGLDEVMKTTKIIIGCFVAITLMAAVMLIIFYKMRKQHHQQNHHPTTRTIEIINVDEDCVTGGPGMEGHLTLPPLEHEHLNHYNAYKTAYNHASTMNSIHSSAHEPLLIRASSKDNVQETQI, encoded by the coding sequence ATGTTAAACAAGATGACCTCctatcagcagcagcagacgATGCGAGGTCCTAGGTGGAACCGGGCCTTGTCCGACCCTTTGTTTGTGCTGCTTCTGGCCCTCCAGCTGCTGGTGGTGGCAGGGCTGGTACGTGCTCAGACGTGCCCCTCTGCCTGCTCCTGTAGTAACCAGTTCAGCAAAGTCATCTGCACCCGACGAGGCCTGCGGGAAGTCCCTGATGGTATCTCTACCAACACACGCTACCTGAATCTGCAAGAAAATCTTATTCAGGTCATAAAGGTAGACAGCTTTAAGCATCTGAGACACCTGGAGATCCTGCAGCTGAGCAAAAACCACATACGCAAAATTGAGCTGGGGGCTTTCAATGGACTGGCCAGCCTCAATACCTTGGAGCTTTTTGATAACCGCCTCACCACTATCCCAAACGGGGCATTTGAATACCTGTCCAAACTAAAGGAGCTTTGGCTGAGGAATAACCCCATAGAGAGCATTCCCTCCTATGCTTTCAACAGAGTTCCCTCATTGCGGAGGTTGGACCTTGGGGAGCTCAAGCGACTCTCATATATATCTGAGGGGGCCTTTGAAGGGCTGAGCAATCTGCGCTACTTAAATCTGGGAATGTGCAATCTGAAGGAAATTCCCAACCTTATTCCCCTGGTGAAGCTGGATGAACTGGAGATGTCGGGGAACCAGCTAACTGTCATCCGACCCGGCTCTTTTAAAGGGCTCATCCATTTGCAGAAGCTATGGATGATGCATGCCCAGATCCAGATAATAGAAAGGAACTCTTTTGATGACCTGCAGTCACTAGTGGAGCTCAACCTAGCCCATAACAATCTTACCCTTTTGCCCCATGATCTATTCACCCCTTTACATCACCTGGAGAGGGTGCACTTGCACCACAACCCGTGGAATTGTAACTGTGACATCCTATGGCTAAGCTGGTGGCTTAAGGAGATGGTACCAGCAAACACCAGCTGCTGTGCCCGCTGCAGCTATCCATCCAACCATAAGGGAAGATACATTGGCGAGCTGGACCAGAACTACTTTCACTGTTACGCTCCTGTTATTGTGGAGCCCCCCACAGACCTAAATGTAACAGAGGGAAGTGCTGCAGAGCTTAAATGCAGAGCTAACTCCttgacctcggtgagctggatTACACCCAATGGTTCCATCATGACACACGGTGCTTACAAGATCCGAATCTCAGTGCTGAATGACGGAACTCTGAACTTCACTAATGTTACCATGCAGGACACAGGCACATACACATGTATGGTCAGTAATTCTGCAGGTAACACAACAGCCTCTGCCACGCTCAATGTGTCCTCTACAGAGAACAGCAGCTTCAGCTACTTCACCACAGTGACAGTGGAGACCATAGAAACACCACATGAAGGCTTCACCACCGCTGTGCAACAGAAAGTGGGCCCTACACCTTCTGCTGGTACGTGGGAGTCTGTTTCACTGACCTCTACAACGACCACCACAGTCCGGACCCCAATGTCCACACGTGCCACAGAGAAGACTTACACAATCCCTGTCACGGAGCAGGGCGGGGAGGATTTGCTGAACGGTTTGGATGAGGTAATGAAGACGACCAAGATCATCATTGGTTGCTTTGTTGCAATCACACTCATGGCAGCGGTGATGCTGATCATCTTCTACAAGATGCGCAAACAGCACCACCAGCAGAACCACCACCCAACCACTCGCACCATAGAGATCATCAACGTGGACGAGGACTGTGTAACAGGGGGCCCGGGCATGGAGGGCCACCTGACCCTGCCGCCTCTTGAGCATGAGCACCTCAACCATTATAACGCCTATAAGACTGCATACAACCATGCCTCCACTATGAACTCCATACACAGCTCAGCGCACGAACCTTTGCTAATCCGGGCAAGCTCAAAAGACAATGTACAAGAGACCCAGatctaa